The following DNA comes from Paraburkholderia sp. PGU19.
CTCGTCGAACATGCACCCGTGCGGCGTACGCGCGATGCGCAAGCGCTGGCGGACAAAGAGGCGGGTGCGGCTGCCGTCGCTGCCGCGCGCGCCGACACCGCGAAGAAGTCGCGCGGCCTGCTGTCGCCGCTGAAGATCGTCGATTGCGTCGAGGCTGCGCTGAACCTGCCGTTCGACGAAGGCTTGCGCTTCGAGCGCAAGCAATTCCTCGAATGCCTCGATAGCCCGCAGCGCGCGGCGCTTGTCCACGCATTCCATGCCGAACGCGAAGTGCAGAAGGCCCCCGAAACGCGCAGCGCGCAGCCGAGGCCGATCGCGTCAGCGGGCGTGGTGGGCGGCGGCACGATGGGCGCGGGCATCGCCGTCGCGCTGCTCGACGCGGGCTTGCCCGTGACGATGATCGAGCGCGACGACGAATCGTTGGCTCGCGGCCGTGCGCACGTCGAGAAGGTCTACGATGGCCTGATCGCGAAAGGACGCCTGACCAGTGACGCGAAGGCGAAGAAGCTGGCGCGCTTCATCGGCAGCACATCGTACGAGGCACTCGCCGATGTCGATATCGTGATCGAAGCCGTGTTCGAAGACATGGCGGTGAAGCAGGCGGTGTTCGCGGAACTCGACCGCGTGTGCAAGCAAGGCGCCGTGCTCGCGACCAACACGTCGTATCTCGACATCGACGCGATCGCAGCCAGCATTTCGCGACCGCAGGATGTGATCGGACTGCACTTCTTCTCGCCCGCGCATATCATGAAACTGCTGGAAGTCGTCGTGCCTGCGCGCGTAAGCGCCGATGTCGTCGCAACGTCATTCGATCTGGCGAAGAAGCTGCGCAAGGTGCCCGTACGCGCAGGCGTGTGCGACGGCTTTATCGGCAACCGGATGCTCGCGGTGTATCGCGCGGCGGCAGACCATCTGATGGAAGACGGCGCGTCGCCGTATCAGATCGACAAAGCCGTCCGTGAATTCGGCTTTCCGATGGGACCGTATCAGGTGATCGATCTGGCCGGCGGCGACATTGGCTGGGCGACACGCAAGCGCCGCGCTGCGACGCGTCATCCCGATGCGCGCTATGTGCAGATTCCCGATCGCCTCTGTGAGCGCGGCTGGTTCGGCCAGAAGACGGGGCGCGGCTTCTACCGCTATGACGAAGGCAAGCGCGCCGGCGCGCCCGATGCGGAAGTGGAAGCGATCATCGTTGCCGAGCGTGAGCGTGCAGGGATCACGCCGCGCGCGTTCAGCGACGAACAGATCGTGCGTCGCTATATGGCCGCGA
Coding sequences within:
- a CDS encoding 3-hydroxyacyl-CoA dehydrogenase NAD-binding domain-containing protein, with product MTPTAASALPVTHELRGNILLVTVDNPPVNALGVDVRRGLVAAIEAAEANPAVRAVLIVGAGRNFIAGADIREFGKPPQMPTLPDVCNRIESCGKPVAVAIHGAALGGGLEIALASHYRIAVAGAKLGLPEVLLGLLPGAGGTQRAPRLIGAEAALSLMLSGKHIGEQEALKTGLVDRVGQSDDVLAEGLAYVQQLLVEHAPVRRTRDAQALADKEAGAAAVAAARADTAKKSRGLLSPLKIVDCVEAALNLPFDEGLRFERKQFLECLDSPQRAALVHAFHAEREVQKAPETRSAQPRPIASAGVVGGGTMGAGIAVALLDAGLPVTMIERDDESLARGRAHVEKVYDGLIAKGRLTSDAKAKKLARFIGSTSYEALADVDIVIEAVFEDMAVKQAVFAELDRVCKQGAVLATNTSYLDIDAIAASISRPQDVIGLHFFSPAHIMKLLEVVVPARVSADVVATSFDLAKKLRKVPVRAGVCDGFIGNRMLAVYRAAADHLMEDGASPYQIDKAVREFGFPMGPYQVIDLAGGDIGWATRKRRAATRHPDARYVQIPDRLCERGWFGQKTGRGFYRYDEGKRAGAPDAEVEAIIVAERERAGITPRAFSDEQIVRRYMAAMINEGANVIHERIALRPLDVDVTLINGFGFPAYHGGPMHYADTIGLPALLADIREFEKQDPLFWKPSPLLVELVERGRRWRV